From the Candidatus Desulfatibia profunda genome, the window GTTTAAGCTTGCGCCGTCAGCAGCCAGCATAATCTATGAATACTATAAGGACAAATTCAGGCGCGATTACAGCGAATTAATCAAAAAAACCGATAAAATTGATTCGGCGGATTTGTCTGTTGATGAAGTGCTTCACCCTGAAAAGCACCCTTATCTGTTGCTCTCCATGACAATTTTCGGGCATGCTGAGACTGACGAGAGCTACTGGAACAGACTGGTTGAATTGCTCAGAAAATTTCCCATAGACAAAGTGCTTGATGATCCGGACGTCAAGGAACGTTGCCGGACCGTGGTTGAGCAGAATAAACAGTACCAAGGCTATTTAAAAAAACACACGAGGTTAATGCAACATGTATGTGTTACCGATTTTCGTTCTTTGGATAACGTACCGGAGGGTAATCGCTTTCTGGTTTATGCCTTGTTCCCTGAAGCAGTTGTGAGTGCTAAGATTCGCTTTGAGGATGAAGGCAGAGAAAAAGTTGCCGTCAGTGTCGGGCACAACATTTTTAATCGAAATTGTAATGTAAACGTTGGGCTGATGCTTTCAAAATTTGAAGGTGGCGGACATCGCGAGGCAGGCTCATGCAGATTCCATGTCAGCAAGGCAAATGCTTATATCCCGGAGATTATAGAAATTCTGTTGGAGAATGAAGTCAGCGAAAAATAAAAGTTCTAACAGGGTTTGGAATCATGAAAAAGAAAGTGCTCCTTTGTCATGAAACCTCTGGTAGCCAGAGAACTGGCCGGGATCGTTCGGAAGATACTGGACCAGGCCTAATTCCTTTTGCGGATTCAGCCGCCGGCTTGCTATAATTGCTTTGGGGAAACGATTCAATCGGAGCATATTTATGGATGGACACTGGTCAGGTTTTTCAGATAAGTCAGTGTGTCCCATGAAAAGGTCTGATCCTGGCAGGGAAATACGGCGTTGTTGGTGAATACGGGATCTGTTTGCAGCTTGTAGCGCGAGGCGGCAACCGCCTGCTGCCAAAGCGCGGTGTGAGGGATCGGCGAATAATGGGCCAGGACGGGAGTAACGCCCGCCTGTTTGACCGTCTTGATGGAATCTTCCAGGGCATGAAGTCCTTGCCCGGGCAAACCCGTCAGCAGGTAGGCGCCGATCTGATCCTTTCGAAATCCTGCTTCTTTGAGGCAGGCGGCCGCCTGCCTAAATTCTTCAACCGTTACTTTGCGGTCCAAATCTTTTCGCATTTCAAATGCAGCCGTTTCCAGCCCCAGGCGCAATGTTTTGAACCCGGCCCTAAACATCAAACGCGCGGTTTGTTTTGTAATCTTGCGGATATGAATGGCATTGGGTGTGTGGAAACAGAGGCTTAAACCTGCACGGATGATCCCTTCGAGTATGGGAACGGCATGCTTTTGGGCATCAACAAGCAGGGCATCATCGTAAAACACAAAATCCCCTATGTCATGCTTGTTATGCCAGTAGCGGATTTCTTCCACAACCGCTTCAGGATTGCGCAGCATTCTTTTAGAATTCAAGAAATGCGATGCGCAGTACTTACAGGCAAACGGGCAGCCCCTGGAAGTCAGCAGCGGGACGTAGTTTATTTTTCTTTGGAGTTCAAAAGCCGGATAGGGATAGGTATCCAGGTCGTCGGGATCGAAGTTCGGACGGATAGAATACCCGGTATATTCGCCGGTGAGCTTGAGGATGTATTCTTCGGCCGGTCCGGTTTCAACCTGATTTGCTCCGGAATGTTGGGCAGCATGATCCCGACAGAGCGTTGCGTATATTCCCCCCAGGACAACCGGTATGTCCGGCCAGGTCTCTTTTACTACCGCTATGGTTTCCCGAACACCCGGATACCAGTAGGTCATCAGAGAAGTCATCAGGACAAGATCGGGCCTTGATATTGATAAAAGGTCCTGGCGGAGCCATTCTGGTTTGATGCCGTACCGGGAGAAGTGACGCGGCACATCTTCAAGCCCCCGGGGTTT encodes:
- a CDS encoding exopolyphosphatase, whose protein sequence is MRIVTRPDFDGVVCAALLYEAEKITKPVKWAQPNDMQSGLVDVQKGDIIANLPYDERCALWFDHHYTNRVHKPFKGMFKLAPSAASIIYEYYKDKFRRDYSELIKKTDKIDSADLSVDEVLHPEKHPYLLLSMTIFGHAETDESYWNRLVELLRKFPIDKVLDDPDVKERCRTVVEQNKQYQGYLKKHTRLMQHVCVTDFRSLDNVPEGNRFLVYALFPEAVVSAKIRFEDEGREKVAVSVGHNIFNRNCNVNVGLMLSKFEGGGHREAGSCRFHVSKANAYIPEIIEILLENEVSEK
- a CDS encoding radical SAM protein, with amino-acid sequence MGLLYLAAILKHHGFNVSYADCLDRFHPQAPATDPYARHGRGPYLKTRIPKPRGLEDVPRHFSRYGIKPEWLRQDLLSISRPDLVLMTSLMTYWYPGVRETIAVVKETWPDIPVVLGGIYATLCRDHAAQHSGANQVETGPAEEYILKLTGEYTGYSIRPNFDPDDLDTYPYPAFELQRKINYVPLLTSRGCPFACKYCASHFLNSKRMLRNPEAVVEEIRYWHNKHDIGDFVFYDDALLVDAQKHAVPILEGIIRAGLSLCFHTPNAIHIRKITKQTARLMFRAGFKTLRLGLETAAFEMRKDLDRKVTVEEFRQAAACLKEAGFRKDQIGAYLLTGLPGQGLHALEDSIKTVKQAGVTPVLAHYSPIPHTALWQQAVAASRYKLQTDPVFTNNAVFPCQDQTFSWDTLTYLKNLTSVHP